The Harpia harpyja isolate bHarHar1 chromosome 13, bHarHar1 primary haplotype, whole genome shotgun sequence genome contains a region encoding:
- the SLC39A14 gene encoding metal cation symporter ZIP14 isoform X1, whose product MCAGSPSQPCLHAAACFPSTGYSSPGIPRCCRAGEPLGAVSRQPPTPQHTAAHPGDTMIPSTGPRGCCLLMLLCLLPCPRVWAGRDAAGLELSAASFLQDLLQRYGESETLSLKQLKALLNRLDVGVGHANVSQPPQQRVNLSRCFSSVELFAIHNLSEGSAVGHSEFKEFCPTILQQLESGACASENLENEENEQTEESRPSSAEVWGYGFLCVTVISLCSLVGASVVPFMKKTFYKRLLLYFIALAIGTLYSNALFQLIPEAFGFNPQEDYYVSKSAVVFGGFYLFFFTEKVLKMLLKQKDQHHHGHSHYGPEALPSKKDQEEGITEKLQNGDLDHMIPHITSELECKTPSGDEKVVVGSLSVQDLQASQSACYWLKEVRYSDIGTLAWMITLSDGLHNFIDGLAIGASFTVSVFQGISTSVAILCEEFPHELGDFVILLNAGMTIRQALFFNFISACCCYVGLAFGIVAGSHFSANWIFALAGGMFLYIALADMFPEMNEVSQEDEQNGSMLITFAIQNAGLLTGFTIMVLLTMYSGQIQIG is encoded by the exons ATGTGTGCGGGATCCCCatcgcagccctgcctgcacgctGCTGCCTGCTTTCCATCCACTGGCTACTCTTCCCCAGGGATCCCGaggtgctgcagagctggagagcCCCTGGGAGCCGTGTCCcggcagccccccacccctcAGCACACGGCTGCA CATCCCGGAGACACCATGATCCCCAGCACAGGCCcccggggctgctgcctgctcatgCTGCTCTGCCTTCTCCCCTGCCCGCGGGTCTGGGCGGGCAGGGATGCCGCGGGACTGGAGCTCTCCGCAGCCTCCTTCCTGCAGGATCTCCTCCAGCGGTATGGCGAGAGTGAAACTCTGAGCCTGAAGCAGCTCAAGGCCCTGCTGAACCGCCTGGATGTGGGAGTGGGGCACGCCAATGTCTCCCAACCGCCGCAGCAGAGGGTGAACCTCTCCCGG tgCTTCAGCTCCGTTGAGCTTTTCGCCATCCACAACCTGAGCGAGGGCTCCGCCGTGGGGCACAGCGAGTTCAAGGAGTTTTGCCCCaccatcctgcagcagctggagtcagGGGCGTGCGCCTCTGAGAAcctggaaaatgaggaaaacGAGCAGACAGAGGAGAGCAGACCCAGCTCGGCCGAAG TCTGGGGTTACGGTTTCCTCTGCGTGACCGTCATCTCCCTCTGCTCGCTGGTGGGAGCCAGCGTGGTACCCTTCATGAAGAAGACCTTTTACAAGCGGCTGCTCCTCTACTTCATAGCTCTGGCGATTGGAACTCTCTACTCCAACGCCCTCTTCCAGCTCATTCCCGAG GCGTTTGGATTCAATCCTCAAGAAGATTATTACGTTTCCAAATCCGCCGTGGTGTTCGGGGGCTTCTACCTCTTCTTCTTCACGGAGAAGGTCCTGAAGATGCTCCTGAAGCAGAAGGACCAG CATCACCACGGGCACAGCCACTACGGCCCCGAGGCTCTGCCTTCCAAGAAGGACCAGGAGGAGGGGATCACGGAGAAGCTGCAGAACGGGGACCTGGACCACATGATCCCGCACATAACCAGCGAGTTGGAGTGCAAGACCCCCTCTGGGGACGAGAAGGTTGTGGTGGGCTCCCTCTCTGTCCAG GATCTGCAGGCCTCCCAGAGCGCGTGTTACTGGCTGAAGGAGGTGCGGTACTCCGACATCGGCACGCTGGCGTGGATGATCACCCTCAGTGACGGCCTCCACAACTTCATCGACGGGTTGGCCATCGGGGCCTCTTTCACCGTCTCCGTCTTCCAAGGGATCAGCACCTCCGTGGCCATCCTCTGCGAGGAGTTCCCGCACGAGCTGG gggactTTGTCATCCTGCTGAACGCCGGGATGACCATCCGCCAAGCGCTCTTCTTCAACTtcatctctgcctgctgctgctacGTGGGCTTGGCCTTTGGCATCGTGGCCGGCAGCCACTTCTCTGCCAACTGGATCTTTGCGCTGGCCGGAGGGATGTTTCTGTACATTGCGCTGGCTGACATG TTCCCTGAAATGAATGAAGTCAGCCAGGAGGACGAGCAGAACGGCAGCATGCTGATCACCTTCGCCATCCAGAATGCAGGGCTGCTGACGGGGTTCACCATCATGGTGCTGCTGACCATGTACTCCGGCCAGATCCAGATAGGGTAG
- the SLC39A14 gene encoding metal cation symporter ZIP14 isoform X3 codes for MIPSTGPRGCCLLMLLCLLPCPRVWAGRDAAGLELSAASFLQDLLQRYGESETLSLKQLKALLNRLDVGVGHANVSQPPQQRVNLSRCFSSVELFAIHNLSEGSAVGHSEFKEFCPTILQQLESGACASENLENEENEQTEESRPSSAEVWGYGFLCVTVISLCSLVGASVVPFMKKTFYKRLLLYFIALAIGTLYSNALFQLIPEAFGFNPQEDYYVSKSAVVFGGFYLFFFTEKVLKMLLKQKDQHHHGHSHYGPEALPSKKDQEEGITEKLQNGDLDHMIPHITSELECKTPSGDEKVVVGSLSVQDLQASQSACYWLKEVRYSDIGTLAWMITLSDGLHNFIDGLAIGASFTVSVFQGISTSVAILCEEFPHELGDFVILLNAGMTIRQALFFNFISACCCYVGLAFGIVAGSHFSANWIFALAGGMFLYIALADMFPEMNEVSQEDEQNGSMLITFAIQNAGLLTGFTIMVLLTMYSGQIQIG; via the exons ATGATCCCCAGCACAGGCCcccggggctgctgcctgctcatgCTGCTCTGCCTTCTCCCCTGCCCGCGGGTCTGGGCGGGCAGGGATGCCGCGGGACTGGAGCTCTCCGCAGCCTCCTTCCTGCAGGATCTCCTCCAGCGGTATGGCGAGAGTGAAACTCTGAGCCTGAAGCAGCTCAAGGCCCTGCTGAACCGCCTGGATGTGGGAGTGGGGCACGCCAATGTCTCCCAACCGCCGCAGCAGAGGGTGAACCTCTCCCGG tgCTTCAGCTCCGTTGAGCTTTTCGCCATCCACAACCTGAGCGAGGGCTCCGCCGTGGGGCACAGCGAGTTCAAGGAGTTTTGCCCCaccatcctgcagcagctggagtcagGGGCGTGCGCCTCTGAGAAcctggaaaatgaggaaaacGAGCAGACAGAGGAGAGCAGACCCAGCTCGGCCGAAG TCTGGGGTTACGGTTTCCTCTGCGTGACCGTCATCTCCCTCTGCTCGCTGGTGGGAGCCAGCGTGGTACCCTTCATGAAGAAGACCTTTTACAAGCGGCTGCTCCTCTACTTCATAGCTCTGGCGATTGGAACTCTCTACTCCAACGCCCTCTTCCAGCTCATTCCCGAG GCGTTTGGATTCAATCCTCAAGAAGATTATTACGTTTCCAAATCCGCCGTGGTGTTCGGGGGCTTCTACCTCTTCTTCTTCACGGAGAAGGTCCTGAAGATGCTCCTGAAGCAGAAGGACCAG CATCACCACGGGCACAGCCACTACGGCCCCGAGGCTCTGCCTTCCAAGAAGGACCAGGAGGAGGGGATCACGGAGAAGCTGCAGAACGGGGACCTGGACCACATGATCCCGCACATAACCAGCGAGTTGGAGTGCAAGACCCCCTCTGGGGACGAGAAGGTTGTGGTGGGCTCCCTCTCTGTCCAG GATCTGCAGGCCTCCCAGAGCGCGTGTTACTGGCTGAAGGAGGTGCGGTACTCCGACATCGGCACGCTGGCGTGGATGATCACCCTCAGTGACGGCCTCCACAACTTCATCGACGGGTTGGCCATCGGGGCCTCTTTCACCGTCTCCGTCTTCCAAGGGATCAGCACCTCCGTGGCCATCCTCTGCGAGGAGTTCCCGCACGAGCTGG gggactTTGTCATCCTGCTGAACGCCGGGATGACCATCCGCCAAGCGCTCTTCTTCAACTtcatctctgcctgctgctgctacGTGGGCTTGGCCTTTGGCATCGTGGCCGGCAGCCACTTCTCTGCCAACTGGATCTTTGCGCTGGCCGGAGGGATGTTTCTGTACATTGCGCTGGCTGACATG TTCCCTGAAATGAATGAAGTCAGCCAGGAGGACGAGCAGAACGGCAGCATGCTGATCACCTTCGCCATCCAGAATGCAGGGCTGCTGACGGGGTTCACCATCATGGTGCTGCTGACCATGTACTCCGGCCAGATCCAGATAGGGTAG
- the SLC39A14 gene encoding metal cation symporter ZIP14 isoform X2, whose translation MCAGSPSQPCLHAAACFPSTGYSSPGIPRCCRAGEPLGAVSRQPPTPQHTAAHPGDTMIPSTGPRGCCLLMLLCLLPCPRVWAGRDAAGLELSAASFLQDLLQRYGESETLSLKQLKALLNRLDVGVGHANVSQPPQQRVNLSRCFSSVELFAIHNLSEGSAVGHSEFKEFCPTILQQLESGACASENLENEENEQTEESRPSSAEVWGFGFLSVSMINVASLLGVFIVPCTEKAFFSRVLTFFIALSIGTLLSNALFQLIPEAFGFNPQEDYYVSKSAVVFGGFYLFFFTEKVLKMLLKQKDQHHHGHSHYGPEALPSKKDQEEGITEKLQNGDLDHMIPHITSELECKTPSGDEKVVVGSLSVQDLQASQSACYWLKEVRYSDIGTLAWMITLSDGLHNFIDGLAIGASFTVSVFQGISTSVAILCEEFPHELGDFVILLNAGMTIRQALFFNFISACCCYVGLAFGIVAGSHFSANWIFALAGGMFLYIALADMFPEMNEVSQEDEQNGSMLITFAIQNAGLLTGFTIMVLLTMYSGQIQIG comes from the exons ATGTGTGCGGGATCCCCatcgcagccctgcctgcacgctGCTGCCTGCTTTCCATCCACTGGCTACTCTTCCCCAGGGATCCCGaggtgctgcagagctggagagcCCCTGGGAGCCGTGTCCcggcagccccccacccctcAGCACACGGCTGCA CATCCCGGAGACACCATGATCCCCAGCACAGGCCcccggggctgctgcctgctcatgCTGCTCTGCCTTCTCCCCTGCCCGCGGGTCTGGGCGGGCAGGGATGCCGCGGGACTGGAGCTCTCCGCAGCCTCCTTCCTGCAGGATCTCCTCCAGCGGTATGGCGAGAGTGAAACTCTGAGCCTGAAGCAGCTCAAGGCCCTGCTGAACCGCCTGGATGTGGGAGTGGGGCACGCCAATGTCTCCCAACCGCCGCAGCAGAGGGTGAACCTCTCCCGG tgCTTCAGCTCCGTTGAGCTTTTCGCCATCCACAACCTGAGCGAGGGCTCCGCCGTGGGGCACAGCGAGTTCAAGGAGTTTTGCCCCaccatcctgcagcagctggagtcagGGGCGTGCGCCTCTGAGAAcctggaaaatgaggaaaacGAGCAGACAGAGGAGAGCAGACCCAGCTCGGCCGAAG TGTGGGGCTTTGGTTTTCTCAGTGTGTCAATGATTAACGTGGCCTCCCTGCTCGGAGTCTTCATCGTACCGTGTACCGAGAAGGCATTTTTCAGCCGGGTCCTCACGTTTTTCATCGCACTCTCCATCGGCACGCTGCTCTCTAACGCGCTCTTCCAGCTCATCCCAGAG GCGTTTGGATTCAATCCTCAAGAAGATTATTACGTTTCCAAATCCGCCGTGGTGTTCGGGGGCTTCTACCTCTTCTTCTTCACGGAGAAGGTCCTGAAGATGCTCCTGAAGCAGAAGGACCAG CATCACCACGGGCACAGCCACTACGGCCCCGAGGCTCTGCCTTCCAAGAAGGACCAGGAGGAGGGGATCACGGAGAAGCTGCAGAACGGGGACCTGGACCACATGATCCCGCACATAACCAGCGAGTTGGAGTGCAAGACCCCCTCTGGGGACGAGAAGGTTGTGGTGGGCTCCCTCTCTGTCCAG GATCTGCAGGCCTCCCAGAGCGCGTGTTACTGGCTGAAGGAGGTGCGGTACTCCGACATCGGCACGCTGGCGTGGATGATCACCCTCAGTGACGGCCTCCACAACTTCATCGACGGGTTGGCCATCGGGGCCTCTTTCACCGTCTCCGTCTTCCAAGGGATCAGCACCTCCGTGGCCATCCTCTGCGAGGAGTTCCCGCACGAGCTGG gggactTTGTCATCCTGCTGAACGCCGGGATGACCATCCGCCAAGCGCTCTTCTTCAACTtcatctctgcctgctgctgctacGTGGGCTTGGCCTTTGGCATCGTGGCCGGCAGCCACTTCTCTGCCAACTGGATCTTTGCGCTGGCCGGAGGGATGTTTCTGTACATTGCGCTGGCTGACATG TTCCCTGAAATGAATGAAGTCAGCCAGGAGGACGAGCAGAACGGCAGCATGCTGATCACCTTCGCCATCCAGAATGCAGGGCTGCTGACGGGGTTCACCATCATGGTGCTGCTGACCATGTACTCCGGCCAGATCCAGATAGGGTAG